The Tenebrio molitor chromosome 2, icTenMoli1.1, whole genome shotgun sequence DNA segment AATGTATTAATATAAATCGGTGATAATGTGGGACGCGCCCTTAAGGCGTGTTCCGACGGTGTCGTAATTCAGCGCTAAAAATGAAGGAAGGAAAGTGGAAATAATTGGCGTAACGTTTCAAGGAAACTCGTCAATTGTGATCCGGTACGGCTGATAGTACCGTCTGGATCGTTCTGGACGTTGCGCAAACTATTTGGAATCGGGTGCCAGGACTGGCACGCTTCGGGTGAACGCCTCCTCGTTGGAAGAACGGATTTTTCGGTTTCGGAAGAGAGGAGCCAAATTTAGGCTATTTCGGGAACGAGGAAACCAGAGTGTTTAGGGATTATGTCACACTCGGTGCTTAATATACGCAAACCGGGTCCCGAAAACACAGTGTCGACACTCCAAGAAACACAAATTGTAAATCTCCGAGGATCGCTTCTGACGAATCACGTCGGTTGGTTGTTTTTCAAGCGGTTTTTCGCCTTCTGCAAAACGTCTACGCAATATTATCATAATAACGAGTAAACGGTTGCTTGATTAATGCGATGTGGTAAATCACCACGATAAAAACCAACCAAGAAatgagtattttttttatcctgTCGATAACCAGTTGTGCGACTGAGAACAGAAAAGATCAAACGAACGCCAAGACAAATAGGATGGCTCGTTGGGACACTTTCACCGAACAATCGACGATTGGCAAATTTGAACAGCTCGAGGTTGGACGCCAAACAAAGGGTCCCGGAGAGGATCCTTTCTCGAGAGATTTCGCAAGTTTTTTTGCCACCCGAACACCAGGAAGTCGACAAAATAATAGTAAGAGCGCGCGTCAAACAACGAAATTGCCTCGTAATTGCGACGAACAATCAAACACATGTTCGcatttataaatgaaaagaaaacacAGATCAAAGAGCGAACGAACGCTCGTATAACTCGTTCGAAATTGGCACGTTGTTGCCGCGCCGCAAGTAATTACAACCAACGGTTTCGAAGAGCTGCTTATCAAGTCAAAAACAAGAGAAAAAGCGACACGCGTCCCTTCCGATACCGATTATTTGATAGAAAGTAGGCCTGAGTGGTGTGCCTAAGTTTTTCCACGCGATAAGAAAAGCGCAGCCATGAATTAACATGCGCGAGGAcacatttttcgatttgtggATTGATTCGTACCTAAATTTGTCACCGACATGACACTTAGATTATTAGTTAATTGAAAGTCGTCATCACGAAATATCTCTTCCTTAAATCTTAATGTTGTCTCTcggtggaaaaatattttaattagaatAAAAGCCGCAGCACTTACTGACAGATTTGACCCACTTTCCAGTTGACGACTAAATCCGTGTGGATCAATCAAAGAgttgacttttgttttttatggtCGAGCGATTTTTTAGCGTGTTggattgtaaataaaaaaaaatcgtacatTTATCGATTTTTGTATGACCAGTTCAGTTCCCGGTAGTTGGAAAGTGTGGTCGTGTTATTTATGGGAGAATTCGACCCCGACTTCCTGCTTCCTGGACGCTTTATGGACGACTTCCCAGTACCTAGTCCCGACAAGCCTTCGCTTTTCTCTCGATTATCATTCAGACACGAGGAAGAAATTAATACTGGCTCGTTTCTCGATGCCGATCGATTTCCCCGCACGGTTTTTAACGCGAAcccattaatttaaattgcgtTCGACATTTAGAAAAAATCCTTGGTCGTGTACGAATCGCAcccatttgaaaattaaattgttgatAGATTGGCGAGAGTCGGCCGGCGACAATCGTTGCCGATTCATTGtgttttctgtatttttttcgTGTCTCTCTCTGGCACGACTCCGAGAAAACTCTGCGTCTCTACACTGGAAAAACGTGTTCTTTGTCGAGACGACGGATGTGACGGGCCGCGTGGCCTTGGTTAATTCTCATTCTTGAGGCGGAGATGCGTATCGGAGGTGAATCTAAAGCGTTTCTTAAATTATGCAAATTCGCGGCGTGGCTTCGCGTCCGATTCAGTGGGACCGGCACCACGTGACTAATATGACTTAAGTATGGAGGTCCGCGTGGCGTCGGGGGGATGGGTCCGGAGCCGCTCCGTTCCAATCTGGTCGATGCCGTTTCCGGTAATTACGGAGTCGGACCCTCCTCGCAGGTGGGAAGCGACAGATGGCGGGAATTTGCTTCTGCTCGTTCTTCGGACGCGAAGCACTCTCATCAATTCGTAAAACGAACCCCATCGGCACTCCTTCCTGGATCCCGCGCACGCACACGCGACGTCCTCGCAACATCCACCAGCTCCAAAAAGACACGAGTCGCGGCGATGGCGGGCGGTCCACATCGCGATGGCGCTTTCAGCGGTCGTCCCGCGTGGGTCACTAACCGCTCGGCAAGGTCGTGCTCTATCTTACTCCATCGAGGTGCCGAACCGGGCACGCCGTGCGAGACGGAGCTCCGTTTTGCTGAATTTGGTTTTTCCACGTTGCAGGGCACCGATTTCTCGTGGAGCAGGCCGAGGAGCCAACGGGCGATGAGTTCGGGCAGCCTCTTCAGAGGTTACACCGGGCCCAGGGCCTAACAACATGCGGGAGGAAGAACTGGAGGTGGCCCTCAAGGTGAGAACTGTTCGGAGTGTGTCGACATCGAGCAGAGTTGTTGCGCTCTATCCGGACAAGCTTGAACGGCACTATTTATAACGAAATAACGAAATCTAGGCCGGCTCTGGTAACGTCGCACGTTCCacgattaattattattatttatgccaTGAATTATTCAACGGGACTAGGATGGTCTCGGTGCGACAGCCGGATCTGATCCGGAGgctttaaatatttcaaaaggCTTTGTTCgtttctaaaaatacaaaagacGGTCTGCCCTCCAatctcaaaaaattattaaatcattcTCTGGGCGTTTTAGCACTTTCGCGATTGTCTAATTCCGTCCGGGTTTGTGCACAGGTGGTGATCGTGGGCAACGGTGGAGTGGGCAAATCTAGCATGATCCAACGATATTGCAAAGGCACTTTCACAAAGGACTACAAGAAAACGATAGGAGTCGACTTCTTGGAGAGGCAAATCGAGTgagtacattttttgaaatgaaaacttctttaggcgcgccacatacatacattttattccctggcagtgaattagtttcatgcgacacggtaaaatcgttcgcagcacaagctaaaaacggaaaatcgttcgcagcacgacacggcaagctaaaatcaagggagtcgagtttttagcggagcgaccgaaaaacaatcaactgtgcgtcacctgtcaattttaaattttcattgtacgttgtgttgtgacctgactgacctcagtgcagagctgcaggagtaactgtatatATCTACAGGacatttcacgagtgataacaagcctgacgtaatttaaaatgcaacccacactatatttccgaaaaaagctggctactgtcattgaaatgtccggctttttttgaaaatgtattgtaggttgaatttattattccgtcaggctcattatcactcgtgaaataccctgtatagttttatataatataagcgataaagacacgacaaatattgtaagtttacagatgaatgtaggatttaatacgtaattctcaatgatatggcttcaacaattcatctattggaaaaatttgtgtagcaaaatgtgaagaggaaaatgaacaaattatcataatacagagTATTGCtgtgaaaacttgtgttgtattcaatatcatcgtcaagaaaataaaactcaaacatccaaacctaacctcacaaatttcgccagagtgtacctctaaaagcggacgtatttacagtttctattgaaaaatacagatttctaatgttacacgttgtatacaggatatttcacgagtgataataagcctgacgtaatttaaaatgcaacccacactatatttccgaaaaaagctggctactgtcattaaaaagtccggctttttttgaaaatgtattgtgggttatttattattccgtcaggcttattatcactcgtgaaaataccctgtatagttttatataatataaacgatgataaagacacgacaaatattgtaagtttacagatgaatgtaggatttaatacgtacctaattctcaattatatggcttcaacaattcatctattggaaaaatttgtgtagcaaaatgtgaagaggaaaatggacaaattatcataatacagggtattggtattgctatgaaaacttgtgttgagTTCAatatcgtcaagaaaataaaacttaaacatccaaacctaacctcacaaattttaccAGAGTGtaacctctaaaagcggacgtatttgcagtttctattgaaaaatacagatttttgatgtttatttaaaaaaagcattggatttaaataatattaattatttatacattgctccttattcctccaggtactatcatccataataaaaatttgttacacgtactatcatccataataatataatttatagaatacatattacttaaaatcagtaacgagcatTATAtgtagaagttttcacttctgtcgtgcggtcttaagcacacactctttttttttgttttgtttatcgcAACACGCACGTTTCCCTAATTTGAAATTACAAAACTTTGAGCGGAGCGTGTCTAATTTCACACGTTTATTCAGCCATTTCCGGTAGCGAGTGTTCTTTTTTGCCCGGCGCCTTCGCCAAAAATTCTCCGAAACGAATTGATTCGAGGGAACTGGTGTTTTCAGGGTCGACGGCGAAGAAGTGCGCCTGATGCTGTGGGACACCGCCGGCCAGGAGGAGTTCGACGCCATCACCAAGGCGTACTACCGCGGCGCCCAAGCCTGCGTTCTGGCGTTCTCGACGACGGACAGGGACTCGTTCGAAGCGGCGCATTCGTGGAAGCTCAAGGTAGTCCGATAAGGCACACTCTCTCCTCTCAAATTAATCATCGACGATGACGAGGCTGTTTGGCCGACGCAAACAAAACGGCACCTAACGGGTCCGCCGACGAGCGTTCAGTACCGAAAGTAATTCTTCTCGAGTGTTGATTTTTAACTCGAGCCATTTTCGCCGTCTCGTTATTATAAATGCGTGTTTATTTTACAGGTTGAAAACGAGTGTGGCGAGATTCCAACGGTCATCGTGCAGAACAAAATCGACCTGATGGACCAGAGCGTCGTCAACCCGTAAGTCGACGGAGAAATCGAAATGCGTTGCTTTTTTTGTCCGACAGATAACGGATTAATTACGAGAATTTACGGTATTTCATAATCTAATATGATAATGAAAGAGGAGACGTTTCGTGGCGCAAGTCGGACTTCTTGCCGCAACGATTTTATTTAGTGGACGTTCATAAGTCCATAAACAACGCTTTATGCGCGCTCGTGCAACTTTATTATGACCACCAGGAAAAATAGTTGGAGTCGCATCCTCGTCGTAAATCGTCGAACAGCTGGGGGCGTAAAAATGCCGGTTCGGTTGTGAAGCAACATTGTACGAAACAGTGGAATTTGTTAAACGCGTCGTTAAGCCATAAATCAACGGATCGGAGACAAACGACGCGACTACCGCAAGTAGCGATTCCaaaaagcaaaaatgaaaatactgGACGCGCCGCAAAAAGTCCGCAGCGCTAACGGTAAAAGCTGGCATTTGCATACCTCGTCCCGTTCTGTATAGAAATggctaatttaattaaacgcaGCCACTATTATTAGTCGACATTCCGAAGGAAAATCTCGCTCGTCCAGCGCACGTAGATTTCGAGGTGGTCGACCAAAAATAGTGAGTCACGGAAAAGGGGAGGCACGCGATCGTTTCGCGGATTTATGGGGTTAAAGTTGTCCAGTGTGACGTCAACGGGGGCAGACGGTTTTTTACATTCGCTCGAGGAGAGGTCAGAGTTTGTATGTTTCAGGGAGGAAGCCGACCTCCTGGCTCGAGCCCTCGGCTGCCGCCTGCTGAGGACGTCGGTCAAAGAAGACGTCAACGTCGCCGCAGTGTTCCGACATTTGGCGGCGAGGTGCCTTGCAGAACTCAGAGATCCTAGAGATTATGACTATTTCACCACGCCCACCCCTCACCACCCCAACTCGCTTACAATCAGTGAGTCGCGCCGTTGGGTTTTTGCAGATGATGGGACCAGTCGTTTTTCAGGTGCCTTCAGCCCTAGTCATTCTTCCAAAAACCACAACGGAACTATAGTGTTGAGACCCAACAAAcacaaaaagaagaagaacGTTTTAAAGAACGCTTGTAGGATATTGTGACGGTCTCGGTTGTTGGAAAGACTATTAAAATGTAtatcgaaaaaaaataaaataaacagaacTGCACGGTTTTGTTTGAATATTTGCCATTACtgaaaatttatgtaaaatatgtatgttgttTAACAGTGTGTTAAGTAATTAACTGACTGATTTTTCTAAGCCCGTACAGGCCAATTGGTGAAGTGCTAATATTAATTTAGTTTGTATTAAAAACCTGTTATGACATAGCCGACACGTCGTGCACAAACAAACCGTGGAAGGCGTTTCCCCGAGTCTTGTTGCAGTGTGTGGACATTTTGTAGCTGATAAGTTGTATGTAATACGGTGGCTATTTTGTTATTCTGATGTAGAAAAACCTAGCACGCTGAGTCGTTACGCGACATTTTTTTTGCTGAATCGAAGCGCTCGCTAGCGActcttcaaatattttttgtcgaatgatttttaaatatttattttttgtgttggctTTGATCACGTCAGAAATAACAAATCATGTAGTCCTACGTTTGTAACatttattcaataaaatattggTATCGAtggctaattttttaaatcgacGAACGAGCTAAATAAATTCCGTACGAGCAGAGAGGGTTGGTAGAACTGGAATGCGTAGG contains these protein-coding regions:
- the LOC138124961 gene encoding ras-related protein Rab-23-like, producing the protein MREEELEVALKVVIVGNGGVGKSSMIQRYCKGTFTKDYKKTIGVDFLERQIEVDGEEVRLMLWDTAGQEEFDAITKAYYRGAQACVLAFSTTDRDSFEAAHSWKLKVVR
- the LOC138122863 gene encoding ras-related protein Rab-23-like, whose product is MDQSVVNPEEADLLARALGCRLLRTSVKEDVNVAAVFRHLAARCLAELRDPRDYDYFTTPTPHHPNSLTISAFSPSHSSKNHNGTIVLRPNKHKKKKNVLKNACRIL